From Gemmatimonadaceae bacterium, the proteins below share one genomic window:
- a CDS encoding methyltransferase domain-containing protein: protein MTTAMAEQVVNANQALWEKGDFTRIAESMRQSGDELVGGFGPLKGIRLLELGCGDGTTAVPAAQRGAQVTGIDIARNLVAAGNARAAALGLDNLSFHEGDASNLAGVADASFDMAVTIFGAMFAPRPVDVAREMVRVVRPGGRIVMGNWIPNDPTLVAQVLRISSAYTPAPPAGFISPMTWGVEEQVIERFTAAGVARENITFSRETFTFRTPDSPAEFLATFRDYYGPTMNAFAAARAQGREAELQRELEELFVRENRSSEGTEIPATFLLVTVQR, encoded by the coding sequence ATGACGACGGCAATGGCAGAGCAGGTGGTCAACGCGAATCAGGCACTGTGGGAGAAGGGTGACTTTACGCGCATCGCCGAGTCGATGCGCCAGAGTGGCGACGAGCTGGTGGGCGGTTTCGGGCCGCTCAAGGGCATCCGGCTGCTCGAGCTCGGCTGCGGCGACGGCACCACGGCCGTGCCGGCCGCGCAGCGCGGCGCACAGGTGACGGGTATCGACATCGCCCGCAACCTGGTGGCTGCCGGCAACGCACGGGCGGCGGCATTGGGTCTCGACAACCTGTCATTCCACGAAGGCGATGCGTCGAACCTCGCCGGCGTGGCCGACGCCAGCTTCGACATGGCCGTGACGATCTTCGGCGCGATGTTCGCGCCGCGTCCCGTCGACGTGGCGCGCGAGATGGTTCGCGTCGTGCGTCCCGGCGGGCGCATCGTGATGGGCAACTGGATCCCCAACGACCCCACGCTGGTTGCCCAGGTGCTCCGCATCAGTTCGGCGTACACGCCGGCCCCGCCCGCTGGCTTCATCAGCCCGATGACCTGGGGCGTGGAGGAGCAGGTCATCGAGCGATTCACGGCCGCCGGCGTCGCGCGCGAGAACATCACCTTCAGCCGCGAGACGTTCACGTTCCGCACGCCCGACTCGCCCGCTGAGTTCCTGGCCACCTTCCGCGACTACTACGGCCCGACGATGAACGCCTTTGCGGCCGCGCGGGCGCAGGGTCGGGAGGCCGAGCTGCAGCGCGAGCTCGAGGAGCTGTTCGTCCGCGAGAACCGCAGCTCGGAGGGGACGGAGATTCCTGCGACCTTCCTGCTCGTGACGGTGCAGCGCTAG
- a CDS encoding molybdopterin-dependent oxidoreductase yields MNRLILALALALGAPSLGAQSLEPLTIRGPDGISRSLAPAELQSLPRVSGTAAAHNTTFTFDGHDLRDVLRLAGLTPVDSLRGAQLRRVVVFVGSDGYSALIALSDLDPSIGGRRVVVVDREDGKPLPPERAPRRIIVEGDHRPTRWVRQVVRIEIRDLPE; encoded by the coding sequence GTGAATCGGTTGATTCTTGCGCTCGCGTTGGCCCTCGGCGCGCCGAGTCTTGGAGCACAGTCGCTCGAACCACTCACCATCCGTGGACCGGATGGCATCTCGCGCTCCCTCGCGCCGGCGGAACTCCAGTCGCTTCCCCGCGTCAGCGGCACGGCGGCGGCCCACAACACGACATTCACCTTTGATGGCCACGACCTTCGCGATGTCCTGCGGCTCGCGGGCCTGACGCCGGTCGACTCACTGCGCGGCGCTCAACTGCGGCGCGTCGTGGTCTTCGTCGGCTCCGACGGCTACTCCGCGCTCATTGCGCTCAGTGACCTGGACCCGAGCATCGGCGGACGCCGCGTGGTTGTGGTGGACCGCGAGGACGGCAAGCCGCTTCCGCCCGAACGTGCGCCACGTCGCATCATTGTCGAAGGTGATCACCGACCCACGCGCTGGGTCCGACAGGTAGTGCGTATTGAGATTCGCGACCTCCCGGAGTGA
- a CDS encoding acyloxyacyl hydrolase, with protein MSMPFSTPRRLCASFLSLLALCVTSTPLPSQEKSPQNSGGFLEIWGGLAQGSPQWGILGETPDMNLAIFALRFSQDLGGPPDPDASRRTTWHIDLIPLALLSPPYISLAGLDRLSCNPGALCVASPERGPGLFPHGSATGIGVAPLGITMHFRQNRRVSPSIGATGGALIFNKAVPTTLGGILNFTAALEAGLRVGPPDGSGLVLSYRLHHISNAGSATENPGVMSHLFTVGVRGTR; from the coding sequence GTGAGCATGCCGTTTTCCACGCCGCGCCGGCTGTGCGCGTCATTTCTGTCCCTGCTCGCACTGTGCGTCACGAGCACGCCGCTGCCGTCGCAGGAGAAGTCCCCGCAGAACTCCGGCGGCTTCCTGGAGATCTGGGGCGGATTGGCCCAGGGCTCTCCACAGTGGGGCATCCTCGGCGAGACGCCGGATATGAATCTGGCCATCTTCGCGCTGCGATTCTCGCAGGACCTTGGCGGTCCGCCCGACCCAGATGCGTCCCGCCGCACGACTTGGCACATCGACCTCATCCCGCTGGCGCTGCTCTCGCCGCCGTACATCAGTCTCGCCGGCCTGGACCGACTGTCCTGCAACCCGGGCGCACTCTGCGTGGCCAGCCCTGAGCGGGGACCCGGCCTCTTCCCGCACGGCTCCGCAACCGGAATCGGCGTCGCACCGCTCGGTATCACGATGCACTTCCGCCAGAACCGGCGCGTCTCGCCATCGATTGGCGCAACGGGCGGCGCCCTGATCTTCAACAAGGCCGTGCCCACAACATTGGGCGGAATCCTCAACTTCACGGCCGCACTCGAAGCCGGCCTCCGCGTCGGGCCACCCGACGGCTCCGGATTGGTCCTCAGCTATCGACTGCATCACATCTCGAACGCCGGCTCCGCGACCGAGAACCCCGGAGTCATGTCACACCTGTTCACCGTCGGGGTTCGCGGAACGCGTTGA
- a CDS encoding response regulator codes for MATGKRKGTKQKPAKRKKQPSKVVAAKRSPAKAARKPAKEKSASAAKSRAAAAPRDRRPLARDAAMALRQSALLRLSSAIAAASSEQEICESVVNGLRDDALGYAFLGVFLIDEATGDRVMVASVGWTAAQPGFRLEKGHGITERALLEARLHYTPNVLGESKYEPTLNSGSEVDVPLIIDGRVIGVLAVESTKPDAFDESDFEILQAAANQASIAIARARLIVAQKQRADEHEAVLASMSDLLTQRELPRTLQATLERAVALLGVTGGELAIYDAAREELVVAASHQIGTDTSGIRLKLGEGALGLVAESQQPLIVPDYHAWIGKSEKYSAVPVKSVVAAPLLIDRRLVGAIAMVDAKSTREFTDDAVRLLNLFTPQAAIAIEGARLYEEAARQREFFRSLLNNSPVAIVQLDTDYNVASCNPAFEQMFGYAEAEARGRNLDELITDPNTLGEAAQYSRDAVDRPVKGIGRRLRKDGSTVEVEILGVPVIADDSRVALMGMYHDVSELSEARRDAEGANRAKSQFLANMSHELRTPLNAIIGYSEMLQEEAEDAGLESFVADLTKIHTAGKHLLALINDVLDLSKIEAGKMDLVLESFDVTEMLAEVRTTIEPMVRKNRNTLEITADADIGTMHADLVKVRQMMLNLLSNACKFTEDGTIGLELHREATPIGDALLVRVRDSGIGMTPDQLGKLFESFSQAESSTSRRYGGTGLGLALTRRFGEMMGGTITVESTPGEGSTFTMRLPMRVDPSRRAQAPAAASQRAEVQGDGSAGTVLVIDDDADARRLLRSVLAADGFRVVEATDGASGLEVARREPPDAITLDILMPGMDGWEVLKRIRADTELADVPVIMLSVLHEQQMALALGATEYVTKPIDRAQMRRILRQQRGRTAGNTVLVVEDDADVRATMRSGLEREGWTVIEAENGRVALERLGEQVPALILLDLMMPVMDGAEFVAAMRAVEAWREIPVVVVTAKDLSHEERARLNGHVNDVLTKGSHSPLDLARDIRVLMRRRPAAHPEP; via the coding sequence CTGCGCCTGAGCTCCGCCATCGCCGCCGCGAGCTCCGAGCAGGAAATCTGCGAGTCCGTCGTCAACGGCCTGCGCGACGACGCCCTCGGCTACGCCTTCCTCGGTGTCTTCCTCATTGACGAGGCCACCGGCGACCGCGTGATGGTGGCCAGCGTCGGCTGGACCGCCGCGCAACCGGGCTTCCGCCTCGAGAAGGGCCACGGGATCACGGAGCGCGCGTTGCTCGAGGCACGCCTGCACTACACGCCGAACGTGTTGGGTGAGTCCAAGTACGAACCCACGCTGAACAGCGGCTCCGAGGTGGACGTGCCGCTCATCATCGACGGGCGCGTCATTGGCGTGCTCGCCGTGGAGAGCACCAAGCCTGACGCCTTCGACGAGAGCGATTTCGAGATCCTCCAGGCGGCCGCCAACCAGGCCAGCATCGCCATCGCCCGCGCGCGGCTCATCGTGGCGCAGAAGCAGCGCGCCGACGAGCACGAGGCCGTGCTCGCGTCAATGTCCGACCTGCTCACCCAACGCGAACTGCCGCGCACGCTGCAGGCCACGCTCGAGCGCGCCGTCGCGCTGCTCGGCGTCACGGGCGGCGAACTCGCGATCTACGACGCGGCACGCGAAGAGCTCGTCGTCGCCGCCAGCCACCAGATTGGCACCGACACCTCGGGCATTCGGCTGAAGCTTGGAGAAGGCGCGCTGGGACTTGTGGCCGAGTCGCAGCAGCCGCTCATCGTCCCCGACTACCACGCCTGGATCGGCAAGTCGGAGAAGTACAGCGCGGTGCCGGTGAAATCCGTCGTCGCCGCGCCGTTGCTCATCGACCGTCGGCTGGTGGGCGCCATCGCGATGGTGGACGCCAAGTCCACGCGTGAGTTCACCGACGATGCGGTGCGGCTGCTCAACCTGTTCACGCCGCAGGCGGCCATTGCCATCGAGGGCGCGCGACTCTACGAAGAAGCCGCGCGGCAGCGTGAGTTCTTCCGCAGCCTGCTCAACAACAGCCCCGTGGCGATCGTCCAGCTCGACACGGACTACAACGTCGCCTCCTGCAATCCGGCGTTCGAGCAGATGTTCGGCTACGCCGAGGCCGAGGCGCGCGGACGCAACCTCGACGAGCTGATCACGGACCCGAACACGCTGGGCGAGGCCGCGCAGTACAGTCGCGATGCCGTGGACCGCCCGGTGAAGGGCATCGGCCGCCGCCTGCGCAAGGACGGCAGCACGGTCGAGGTCGAGATCCTCGGCGTGCCCGTGATTGCCGACGACTCCCGCGTGGCGCTGATGGGGATGTACCACGACGTCAGCGAGCTCAGCGAGGCGCGGCGCGACGCCGAAGGGGCGAACCGCGCGAAGAGCCAGTTCCTCGCCAACATGAGTCACGAGCTGCGCACGCCGCTCAACGCCATCATCGGCTACAGCGAGATGTTGCAGGAGGAGGCCGAGGACGCGGGGCTCGAGTCCTTCGTCGCCGACCTCACCAAGATCCACACCGCGGGCAAACACCTGCTCGCGCTCATCAACGACGTGCTCGACCTCTCGAAGATCGAGGCCGGCAAGATGGACCTCGTGCTGGAGAGCTTCGACGTCACGGAGATGCTCGCCGAGGTGCGCACGACGATTGAGCCGATGGTGCGCAAGAACCGCAACACCTTGGAGATCACCGCCGACGCGGATATCGGCACGATGCACGCCGACCTCGTGAAGGTGCGGCAGATGATGCTCAACCTGCTGAGCAACGCCTGCAAGTTCACCGAGGACGGCACCATCGGCCTTGAGCTACATCGCGAGGCGACGCCGATCGGCGACGCCTTGCTCGTGCGTGTCCGCGACTCGGGGATCGGCATGACGCCCGATCAACTCGGCAAGCTCTTCGAGTCGTTCAGCCAGGCTGAGTCGTCCACGTCGCGTCGCTATGGCGGCACGGGACTCGGGCTCGCGCTCACCCGCCGCTTCGGCGAGATGATGGGTGGCACCATCACCGTGGAGAGCACGCCCGGTGAGGGCTCGACCTTCACGATGCGCCTGCCGATGCGCGTGGATCCGTCGCGGCGCGCGCAGGCGCCAGCCGCCGCCAGCCAACGGGCCGAGGTGCAGGGCGATGGCAGTGCGGGCACGGTGCTCGTGATCGACGACGATGCCGATGCGCGCCGCCTGTTGCGCAGCGTGCTCGCGGCCGACGGCTTCCGCGTGGTCGAGGCGACCGACGGCGCCAGCGGCCTCGAGGTGGCACGGCGCGAACCTCCCGATGCCATCACGCTCGACATCCTGATGCCTGGCATGGACGGCTGGGAGGTGCTCAAGCGCATCCGGGCCGACACCGAGCTGGCCGACGTGCCGGTCATCATGCTGTCGGTTCTGCACGAACAGCAGATGGCGCTCGCACTTGGCGCCACCGAGTATGTCACCAAGCCCATCGACCGGGCGCAGATGCGGCGCATCCTTCGGCAGCAGCGCGGACGCACCGCAGGCAACACCGTGCTGGTCGTCGAGGACGACGCGGATGTGCGCGCCACGATGCGCAGCGGGCTTGAGCGGGAGGGCTGGACGGTCATCGAGGCGGAGAACGGCCGCGTCGCGCTCGAGCGCCTCGGCGAGCAGGTGCCGGCGTTGATCCTGCTCGACCTGATGATGCCTGTCATGGACGGCGCCGAATTCGTGGCGGCGATGCGTGCGGTCGAGGCCTGGCGCGAGATCCCGGTCGTCGTCGTCACCGCGAAGGACCTCTCGCACGAGGAGCGCGCGCGCCTCAACGGGCACGTGAACGACGTGCTCACCAAGGGCAGCCACTCCCCGCTCGACCTCGCGCGCGACATCCGTGTGCTGATGCGTCGTCGCCCCGCCGCCCACCCAGAGCCCTGA
- a CDS encoding alpha/beta hydrolase, whose amino-acid sequence MHEPTAKDRLAAWRRSRPRTPSLERRIVRVRGLDFSVRLSPPVPGSIPLLAVNGGMIYGHDLLWPTFAPFADNRQVILYDQRGRGDSQAPPGARAARIEHDALDIVALREALGISQWDIAAHSWGGGIALLAAAEDIAGVRRIVTFDAVGPTSGWLEGLHGRAVAHLAARDMDEERATLAGLDPRALMDDWPELHARYSRAFYPAWFHDPTALLAPPPLAISITGAAVAARLRREGYDWRQTLTKVGAPVLLFHGEQDCIPPVEADAIGRLVPRAHVLRVPDCGHMPFFEWPAMVFDAALRFLDA is encoded by the coding sequence GTGCACGAGCCCACCGCCAAAGACCGCCTTGCCGCCTGGCGCCGCAGTCGCCCCCGCACGCCGTCGCTGGAACGGCGCATCGTCCGTGTCCGCGGCCTCGACTTCTCGGTGCGGCTCTCCCCTCCGGTCCCGGGCAGCATCCCGCTGCTGGCCGTGAACGGCGGGATGATCTACGGTCACGACCTACTGTGGCCGACCTTTGCGCCGTTCGCCGACAACCGGCAGGTCATCCTCTACGACCAGCGCGGACGTGGCGACTCGCAGGCGCCACCGGGCGCCAGGGCCGCACGCATCGAGCACGACGCCCTGGACATTGTCGCGCTGCGTGAGGCCCTGGGCATCTCGCAGTGGGATATCGCGGCGCACTCCTGGGGTGGCGGGATCGCGCTGCTCGCCGCCGCCGAGGATATCGCGGGCGTGCGACGCATCGTCACGTTCGATGCCGTCGGCCCGACCTCGGGATGGCTCGAGGGCCTGCACGGGCGCGCCGTGGCGCACTTGGCCGCGCGTGATATGGACGAGGAGCGCGCCACGCTCGCGGGCCTCGATCCGCGCGCCCTGATGGACGATTGGCCCGAGCTGCATGCGCGTTACAGTCGCGCGTTTTATCCGGCCTGGTTCCACGATCCCACGGCGTTGCTCGCGCCGCCGCCCCTGGCCATCAGCATCACCGGTGCAGCGGTTGCCGCGCGCCTGCGTCGCGAGGGTTATGACTGGCGGCAGACGCTGACCAAGGTCGGCGCACCGGTGCTGCTCTTCCACGGCGAGCAGGACTGCATCCCGCCGGTCGAAGCCGACGCAATCGGGCGCTTGGTCCCGCGTGCCCACGTCCTGCGCGTCCCCGACTGCGGCCACATGCCGTTTTTCGAGTGGCCGGCGATGGTGTTCGACGCCGCGCTGCGCTTCCTGGACGCCTGA
- a CDS encoding response regulator, with protein sequence MPRILLVEDNEMNRDMLSRRLARRGFEVEIAVDGAEGVMRALEGGWDLILMDMSLPEVDGWEATRQIRASDDRGKVPIIALTAHAMSGDRDKALEAGCNDYDTKPVDLERLLGKIGALLPAKE encoded by the coding sequence ATGCCGCGCATCCTGCTGGTCGAGGACAACGAGATGAACCGCGATATGCTCTCGCGCCGCCTGGCGCGCCGCGGTTTCGAGGTCGAGATCGCGGTGGACGGCGCCGAGGGCGTGATGCGGGCGCTCGAGGGCGGATGGGACCTCATCCTGATGGACATGAGCCTTCCCGAGGTGGACGGCTGGGAAGCCACCCGGCAGATCCGGGCCAGCGATGATCGGGGCAAGGTCCCGATCATCGCGCTCACGGCGCACGCAATGAGCGGCGATCGCGACAAGGCGCTGGAGGCGGGCTGCAACGACTACGACACCAAGCCGGTGGACCTGGAGCGCCTGCTCGGCAAGATCGGCGCATTGTTGCCCGCCAAGGAATGA
- a CDS encoding protein kinase codes for MSAPLAKETAATLRHELRTPVNHILGYTEMLREDAADGSDEAARLDTIVAVGRDALVRINTALPPTGVAVQEDLRALLHGLRAPQSDILAAIDQLRQLRAGDAAYCADLDRIATAAGRLTDWPDAAALTATGEHTSRAATATPLEGVSAQVMASGPSASGRILVVDDVEENRSVLSRRLSREGYAVASVGSGEEALAAIADGGFDLVLLDVLMPGLDGFGVLERIKADPATRSIPVIMISALDDMASVVRCIEHGAEDYLAKPFDPVLLRARIGVSLEKKRWHDREADYLRQVTRVIDAASAVEAGTYVPGALASIVARDDELGRLARVFDTMAAGIRAREARLREQLRELRTDVSIATHEHRAPAPEPEMGAQYAPGTTLAGRYEILRMIGHGGMGVVYQVRDRELDEVIALKAIADHLMADDPVVAERFRSEIRLARRISHRNVVRTHDLGEADGVAFVTMEYVEGLTVRELLETRGKLGVSSVLALARQFTEALAVAHGAGVIHRDVKPENALVDAEGVLKVMDFGIARLAEASSTRTQTGMTVGTLGYMAPEQMVGEDVDARADLYALGGVIYECLTGHPPFDTASPAVFIAKVLTVMPTPPIERNPDVPPALSALVMQLLAKTPAERPASATALLELLGELG; via the coding sequence ATGAGCGCACCGCTGGCCAAGGAGACGGCCGCGACGTTGCGGCACGAGCTTCGCACACCCGTCAACCACATCCTCGGCTACACGGAGATGCTGCGCGAGGACGCGGCGGATGGCTCCGACGAGGCCGCACGCCTGGACACCATCGTCGCCGTGGGCCGCGATGCGCTGGTGCGGATCAACACCGCGTTGCCGCCGACGGGCGTTGCGGTGCAGGAGGACCTGCGCGCGCTGCTGCACGGATTGCGTGCGCCGCAATCCGATATTCTGGCGGCGATCGATCAGCTACGGCAGCTGCGCGCGGGCGACGCGGCCTACTGCGCGGACCTGGATCGCATCGCGACCGCGGCGGGCCGGCTCACCGACTGGCCGGACGCGGCGGCGCTCACGGCAACCGGTGAGCACACGAGCCGCGCGGCCACCGCGACGCCACTGGAGGGAGTGTCCGCCCAGGTGATGGCGAGCGGGCCCTCGGCGTCCGGTCGGATCCTTGTCGTCGACGACGTCGAGGAGAACCGCAGCGTGCTCTCGCGCCGGCTGTCGCGCGAGGGATACGCGGTGGCCAGCGTCGGCTCGGGTGAGGAAGCCCTCGCGGCCATCGCGGATGGTGGATTCGACCTGGTGCTCCTCGACGTGTTGATGCCGGGCCTCGATGGATTCGGAGTGCTTGAGCGCATCAAGGCCGATCCCGCCACGCGATCCATTCCCGTAATCATGATTTCGGCGCTCGACGACATGGCCAGCGTCGTGCGCTGCATCGAACACGGCGCCGAGGATTACCTTGCCAAGCCCTTCGACCCCGTCCTGCTCCGCGCGCGCATCGGCGTGTCACTGGAAAAGAAGCGTTGGCACGATCGCGAGGCCGACTACCTGCGGCAGGTGACGCGGGTGATCGACGCGGCCAGCGCGGTGGAGGCGGGCACATATGTGCCGGGTGCGCTGGCGTCGATCGTCGCGCGTGATGACGAGCTCGGACGGCTGGCCCGCGTCTTCGACACGATGGCGGCCGGAATCCGCGCGCGGGAAGCACGGTTGCGTGAGCAGCTGCGTGAGCTGCGCACCGACGTGTCGATTGCCACGCATGAGCATCGCGCGCCGGCGCCCGAACCCGAGATGGGCGCGCAGTATGCGCCCGGCACGACACTCGCCGGGCGCTACGAGATCCTCCGGATGATCGGACACGGCGGGATGGGCGTCGTGTACCAGGTGCGCGACCGCGAGCTCGACGAGGTCATCGCGCTCAAGGCGATCGCGGACCACCTGATGGCCGACGATCCGGTGGTCGCCGAGCGCTTTCGTTCCGAGATTCGCCTCGCACGACGCATCTCCCACCGCAACGTCGTGCGCACGCACGACCTCGGCGAGGCCGACGGCGTGGCCTTCGTGACGATGGAGTACGTCGAGGGCCTGACGGTGCGCGAGCTACTGGAGACGCGCGGCAAGCTTGGCGTGAGTAGCGTGCTTGCCTTGGCGCGGCAGTTCACGGAAGCGCTGGCGGTCGCGCACGGGGCGGGCGTGATCCATCGCGACGTGAAGCCCGAGAACGCGCTGGTGGATGCTGAGGGCGTGCTGAAGGTGATGGACTTCGGCATCGCGCGGCTCGCCGAGGCGAGCAGCACGCGCACACAGACAGGGATGACGGTCGGGACGCTTGGCTATATGGCACCGGAGCAAATGGTCGGCGAGGATGTGGATGCGCGCGCCGATCTGTATGCCTTGGGTGGCGTCATCTATGAATGCCTGACCGGGCATCCGCCGTTCGATACGGCGTCCCCGGCGGTGTTCATCGCGAAGGTGTTGACGGTGATGCCAACACCGCCGATCGAGCGGAATCCGGATGTCCCGCCGGCACTCTCGGCGTTGGTGATGCAGTTGTTGGCGAAGACGCCGGCAGAGCGGCCGGCGAGTGCGACGGCGCTGTTGGAGTTGTTGGGAGAGTTGGGCTAG
- a CDS encoding heavy-metal-associated domain-containing protein, with product MAKETLEIGGMTCGHCLRTVKNALESIDGVSLEEVRIGKATVDYDETKVRKDAIAEAIRDAGYTVLATL from the coding sequence ATGGCGAAGGAGACGCTGGAAATCGGCGGGATGACCTGCGGGCACTGCCTGCGCACCGTCAAGAACGCACTGGAGAGCATCGACGGCGTGAGCCTCGAGGAAGTCCGGATCGGCAAGGCGACGGTCGACTACGACGAGACGAAGGTCCGGAAGGACGCGATTGCCGAAGCCATCCGCGACGCGGGCTACACCGTCCTCGCGACCTTGTAA
- a CDS encoding GNAT family N-acetyltransferase translates to MSLRRAEPSDAPALSEIAKAAKAHWGYPPAWLEAWEDELTLSPSYVSANAVFAAEDSGRLLGLVSLERQSEYSEIAHLWVRPDCMGHGVGAALVAQALREAATRPGHAIRVISDPNAATFYERLGARRIGAQPAPMPGAPDRLLPILEFPAPGQTIA, encoded by the coding sequence GTGAGCCTCCGACGCGCGGAGCCCAGCGACGCCCCCGCCCTCAGCGAGATCGCGAAGGCGGCAAAGGCGCACTGGGGATATCCGCCGGCCTGGCTCGAGGCGTGGGAGGATGAACTCACACTCTCGCCTTCATATGTATCCGCAAACGCAGTCTTCGCGGCAGAGGACAGCGGCCGCCTCCTGGGACTCGTTTCCCTTGAGCGCCAGTCCGAGTACTCGGAGATCGCGCACCTCTGGGTGCGCCCTGACTGCATGGGGCACGGTGTTGGCGCCGCACTCGTCGCGCAGGCACTGCGTGAGGCGGCCACGCGACCGGGTCATGCGATCCGCGTCATCTCCGACCCCAATGCTGCGACGTTCTACGAGCGTCTGGGAGCACGGCGCATCGGCGCGCAGCCGGCGCCGATGCCCGGGGCGCCCGATCGCCTGCTTCCCATCCTGGAATTTCCGGCACCGGGACAAACCATCGCGTGA
- a CDS encoding matrixin family metalloprotease, with amino-acid sequence MARAPGSPWRRLFWFSAAFVLLALLLRREGQKLARELTPAPNASLDSTAQAMADAFDASGTPDVGRPGNAVSVTSGLPEPERDSVRIAFSLDARGPSTYLPELLAARGGWNYRWPDRRAEPMRVWVQAASGPNWDDAYPALVREGFTAWEGLGLPLLFTIVRDSARAEVLVTWVERFDERMTGQTSWRYDQHGWIVGGNIQLALQLPDGRRVSQDGVRAITRHEVGHLLGLDHPQDTTSVMAAQVYVTELSERDRRTVRLAYELPPGRVWP; translated from the coding sequence GTGGCGCGCGCACCGGGAAGTCCGTGGCGGCGGTTGTTCTGGTTCAGCGCCGCGTTTGTGCTGCTCGCCCTCCTGCTGCGACGCGAGGGACAGAAGCTGGCGCGCGAACTCACGCCTGCTCCCAACGCCTCACTGGACTCCACCGCGCAGGCGATGGCGGACGCCTTTGACGCGTCCGGCACTCCCGATGTCGGGCGTCCAGGGAATGCGGTGTCCGTGACCAGCGGACTTCCCGAACCCGAGCGCGACTCCGTGCGGATCGCATTCTCCCTGGATGCGCGCGGTCCGAGCACATACCTCCCCGAGCTGCTCGCCGCCCGTGGCGGCTGGAACTACCGCTGGCCGGATCGTCGGGCCGAGCCGATGCGCGTGTGGGTGCAGGCGGCGTCCGGGCCGAATTGGGACGATGCATACCCCGCCCTCGTGCGCGAGGGCTTTACCGCCTGGGAAGGCCTCGGTCTTCCCCTGCTCTTCACGATCGTTCGCGATTCGGCGCGCGCCGAGGTGCTGGTGACCTGGGTCGAACGCTTCGACGAGCGGATGACCGGTCAGACCAGCTGGCGCTACGACCAGCACGGCTGGATCGTGGGCGGGAACATCCAGCTGGCCCTGCAGCTACCCGACGGACGCCGGGTCTCGCAGGATGGCGTGCGTGCGATCACGCGCCACGAGGTCGGGCACCTGTTGGGGTTGGACCATCCGCAGGACACGACCAGTGTGATGGCCGCGCAGGTATATGTGACCGAACTCAGTGAGCGCGACCGACGCACGGTACGGCTTGCCTACGAGCTGCCGCCGGGGCGGGTGTGGCCGTGA